A single Blastopirellula retiformator DNA region contains:
- a CDS encoding trypsin-like peptidase domain-containing protein: protein MTLLIPTYVVFASTLGAIVCSDLAGQLDVLQAAEVEIVDQGVAASSDSALQGLEDQLVQVAKRARQATVAITFDHMSGHGSGVIVSRDGIVLSAGHCVMNPGQEVNILLGDGRKFRAEGIGLEKEYDCGLFKIDAAQLAGQELPFVELGWSSQLRKGEPVFSTAHGGVRNTDRGPYLRFGRVISPVSSNNGFIQSTCLMEPGDSGGPLFNMDGRLVGLRSRIGLASLDENYDVPVDLYRFYWGSLHLKERFQWKNCKEVPSFGVQFEVNTLGAIADLFGFGGGSICIASVDKPSWALEMKLREGDYLLTWNGDGISSIPALNARMISAFALGESVEIGIKRGDQKKLLELDFSEFGDLRSRMEVIQPNRESSYAGKRAVEALARLASATRALEQQLDDYSVMVSCGAKQIPATLVFWRQGHETSWVVGSSSLIERNEVTVLLESGQSIPGTVTNRSQGLDLALIRLSQPALLPQGKLSPLTFSDRPIGRILVSVSQCDDGHTSVKSAPIFSSSGRGRLGIVGKSECDQFIIEELESGAAADQAGLKVNDQIISLDGTKVSSLDDVLKFLRSTVPGQKINASISRDGITIDVEITLSRTNNAAPGPHAANWFKGGKSKETSFQRVLLHDAPVLSSRCGSPVFDLKKNFVGMNIARASRTRTYIIPASEVIAFVDEIVNGY, encoded by the coding sequence ATGACGCTGTTAATTCCTACCTACGTTGTCTTCGCTTCAACGCTCGGAGCGATAGTATGCTCAGACCTGGCTGGCCAACTTGATGTTCTTCAAGCTGCAGAGGTGGAGATTGTTGATCAGGGAGTCGCCGCAAGTAGCGATTCTGCTTTGCAGGGGCTAGAAGATCAGTTGGTTCAGGTTGCCAAGCGTGCACGACAAGCAACTGTCGCCATAACCTTCGACCATATGTCAGGTCATGGTTCAGGAGTCATCGTTTCAAGAGATGGAATCGTTCTATCTGCTGGACACTGCGTAATGAATCCCGGGCAAGAGGTCAACATCCTCCTCGGCGACGGTCGGAAATTTCGTGCGGAAGGAATCGGGCTTGAGAAGGAATACGATTGCGGCCTTTTCAAGATTGATGCGGCGCAGTTGGCGGGGCAAGAGCTGCCATTCGTTGAGCTTGGCTGGTCATCGCAGCTAAGGAAGGGTGAGCCCGTATTTAGTACGGCGCATGGAGGCGTACGCAACACCGACCGTGGCCCCTATTTGCGATTCGGTCGCGTGATTTCACCGGTGTCTAGTAACAATGGATTTATTCAAAGTACGTGCCTGATGGAGCCAGGCGATTCTGGTGGTCCGCTTTTTAATATGGATGGTCGCCTAGTGGGCTTGCGAAGCCGTATTGGCTTGGCAAGCCTCGACGAGAACTACGATGTCCCAGTCGATCTTTATCGGTTCTACTGGGGTTCCCTGCATCTAAAAGAGCGCTTCCAGTGGAAGAATTGCAAGGAAGTTCCAAGCTTCGGCGTTCAGTTTGAGGTGAATACTCTAGGCGCGATCGCTGATTTGTTCGGGTTCGGCGGCGGGAGCATTTGCATTGCAAGTGTTGACAAACCGTCTTGGGCGTTAGAGATGAAATTGAGAGAGGGCGACTATCTATTGACTTGGAATGGTGATGGCATCTCAAGCATTCCGGCATTAAACGCCAGGATGATTAGCGCATTCGCCTTGGGGGAGTCGGTAGAAATAGGTATTAAACGTGGCGATCAAAAAAAACTGCTAGAGCTCGATTTTTCCGAATTTGGCGATTTGCGATCGCGGATGGAAGTCATCCAGCCAAATCGCGAGTCTTCGTATGCCGGTAAGCGTGCCGTCGAAGCGTTGGCGAGACTGGCCAGCGCAACACGAGCGCTAGAGCAGCAATTAGACGACTATTCTGTCATGGTAAGTTGTGGCGCCAAGCAGATTCCGGCAACTCTTGTGTTTTGGCGTCAGGGCCATGAAACAAGTTGGGTTGTTGGCAGTTCATCGTTAATTGAGCGGAATGAAGTAACGGTTTTACTGGAGTCAGGCCAATCGATTCCTGGAACGGTAACGAATCGCAGCCAGGGGCTTGACTTAGCCCTGATCAGGTTGTCTCAGCCAGCCTTGTTGCCACAAGGCAAGTTGTCGCCTCTTACTTTCAGCGATCGGCCGATCGGCCGAATACTCGTATCAGTTAGTCAGTGTGACGATGGGCACACGAGCGTTAAGAGTGCGCCGATTTTCTCATCCTCTGGCCGTGGTCGACTTGGTATCGTCGGGAAGAGTGAGTGCGATCAATTTATTATTGAGGAACTGGAATCTGGTGCTGCCGCCGATCAAGCTGGCCTGAAGGTGAATGACCAAATCATTAGCCTGGATGGAACAAAGGTATCGTCGCTCGACGATGTCCTGAAATTTCTCCGCAGCACGGTGCCGGGCCAGAAGATAAATGCTAGTATTAGTCGCGATGGGATTACGATAGATGTCGAGATCACGCTGTCGCGCACCAACAATGCAGCTCCTGGTCCTCATGCTGCCAACTGGTTCAAGGGGGGGAAGAGCAAGGAAACAAGTTTTCAGCGTGTTCTCTTGCACGATGCCCCGGTACTTTCATCTCGCTGTGGCAGTCCCGTGTTCGACTTGAAAAAGAACTTCGTAGGCATGAATATTGCTCGCGCGAGTCGGACCCGCACTTACATCATTCCCGCCTCTGAAGTGATCGCTTTTGTCGACGAAATCGTGAACGGCTACTAG
- a CDS encoding TlpA disulfide reductase family protein encodes MKLLKCRATTIPSLCLCASIFLGSANFAVGVASADEGPDQKVAEAEAFEPSEAAAGAEKPTLVIGSQAPKLQVSDWFKGEPVEAFSDSNVYVVEVWATWCGPCIAAMPHLNELSEQYKKDGLVVVALTSADPANTKEAVEKFVAGRGAEFDFRFAFCDDQETHKSYMDASGRQSIPTSFVVDRKGKIAFVGHPNDLDYVLRRVMEGSWRGQADADELASFDVMLRKAMAGIEQSPEESLQIVTMIESRAPHYSSRPDFLQVKMTALVAGGKPDEAKTLLESVKDSLIEHKSGGILAMLGATLASKQLNPKGVHREFGLEVLGLGLEANQEDLNTIVQVAIAYQVAGEARKARETLENAMEKVEDEQSKAMLKVILQKLEQHAEGAKKESD; translated from the coding sequence ATGAAACTATTAAAATGCAGGGCGACGACGATTCCGTCACTCTGTCTATGTGCATCGATATTTCTTGGATCGGCGAATTTTGCGGTAGGCGTCGCAAGTGCGGATGAAGGTCCTGACCAAAAGGTTGCTGAGGCCGAGGCATTCGAGCCTAGTGAAGCTGCAGCAGGCGCAGAGAAGCCGACGCTAGTCATTGGTAGCCAAGCGCCGAAGCTGCAAGTAAGCGATTGGTTTAAGGGGGAACCGGTTGAAGCGTTCTCTGATTCTAACGTTTATGTTGTCGAGGTCTGGGCAACTTGGTGTGGTCCATGCATCGCCGCGATGCCCCACCTTAATGAGTTGTCGGAGCAGTACAAAAAGGATGGGCTTGTGGTGGTTGCCTTAACAAGCGCCGATCCGGCCAACACCAAGGAAGCTGTTGAAAAGTTTGTTGCTGGTCGCGGTGCAGAATTTGATTTCCGATTTGCTTTCTGCGACGACCAAGAAACCCATAAGTCCTACATGGATGCTTCCGGGCGACAATCGATTCCCACCAGCTTTGTGGTGGACCGCAAAGGTAAGATCGCCTTTGTTGGGCACCCGAATGATCTGGATTATGTCTTGCGGCGCGTGATGGAAGGCAGTTGGCGCGGACAAGCCGATGCCGATGAACTCGCCAGTTTCGATGTGATGCTGCGAAAAGCGATGGCTGGTATCGAGCAATCGCCAGAAGAGTCACTTCAGATTGTGACGATGATCGAAAGCCGTGCGCCCCATTACTCGAGTCGTCCCGATTTTTTACAAGTCAAGATGACTGCGCTGGTTGCGGGTGGCAAGCCCGATGAAGCGAAAACCCTTCTGGAGAGTGTGAAAGATTCACTCATAGAGCACAAGAGTGGCGGCATATTAGCGATGCTCGGCGCCACATTGGCATCTAAGCAACTCAATCCCAAGGGAGTCCACCGAGAGTTCGGGCTTGAAGTATTGGGGTTGGGCCTGGAGGCTAATCAGGAAGATCTAAATACGATTGTGCAGGTGGCCATTGCCTATCAGGTGGCTGGAGAGGCTCGTAAGGCCCGTGAGACGCTCGAGAATGCGATGGAAAAGGTAGAGGATGAGCAGAGCAAAGCGATGCTTAAAGTGATTCTTCAAAAACTAGAGCAACATGCCGAGGGCGCGAAAAAGGAATCAGATTAA
- the surE gene encoding 5'/3'-nucleotidase SurE, with product MEILLTNDDGIYAPGLAAMERQLQKLGNVTVVAPATEQSGVGHSITFLSPLICKEAYDGDRLRGYAVEGSPADCVKIGVFEFCKKRPDLIVSGINGGLNAGINVLYSGTVAAAIEGAFFGITSVAVSLEWAEHPLFDVAALKAREIVEKILAQKGEESQLFNLNFPTAAMQKKSVVKVVPMGLARYGEHFIRRQDPKGRDYFWATGDPRPEHGSEETDLSALEKGDITLTPLHFNLTEDRYLDRMKSWDLQIAD from the coding sequence ATGGAAATCTTGCTGACGAACGACGACGGAATTTACGCCCCCGGGTTGGCCGCGATGGAGCGCCAACTGCAAAAGCTTGGCAATGTGACCGTGGTCGCTCCGGCGACCGAGCAAAGTGGCGTCGGGCACTCCATCACCTTTTTGAGCCCCCTGATCTGCAAAGAGGCGTACGACGGCGATCGCCTGCGGGGATATGCGGTGGAAGGAAGCCCGGCCGACTGCGTCAAAATTGGGGTCTTCGAGTTTTGCAAGAAACGCCCCGACTTGATCGTCAGCGGGATCAACGGCGGGCTGAACGCCGGGATCAACGTCCTCTATTCAGGCACGGTCGCCGCGGCGATCGAAGGCGCCTTTTTTGGGATCACCAGCGTGGCGGTCTCGCTGGAATGGGCCGAGCACCCGCTGTTTGACGTCGCGGCCCTGAAAGCGCGGGAAATCGTCGAAAAGATCTTGGCTCAAAAGGGGGAAGAGTCGCAGCTTTTCAACCTGAACTTCCCGACCGCCGCGATGCAGAAAAAATCGGTTGTAAAGGTTGTACCGATGGGCCTGGCCCGCTATGGCGAACACTTTATTCGCCGGCAAGACCCGAAGGGACGCGACTATTTCTGGGCGACCGGCGACCCGCGCCCCGAGCACGGATCGGAGGAAACCGATCTTTCGGCCCTGGAGAAGGGGGATATCACTCTGACGCCGCTCCACTTCAATTTGACCGAGGATCGCTATCTCGACCGAATGAAGTCTTGGGATTTGCAGATCGCTGATTAA
- a CDS encoding addiction module protein: protein MATQESLDRAVENWQNRASATVGDDRISPRDEIAQRAMELPPEDREYLADMLEQSLPHEEFRTPEIADAWAREIDRRLGAYDRGETKAVGFEEALASMRQALEAHAVENS from the coding sequence TTGGCGACGCAGGAAAGTCTCGACCGTGCAGTTGAGAACTGGCAAAATCGGGCAAGCGCCACCGTTGGAGATGACAGGATTTCACCACGCGACGAGATTGCCCAGCGAGCGATGGAGTTGCCGCCGGAAGATCGTGAATATCTGGCCGACATGCTGGAACAGAGTCTTCCGCATGAGGAGTTTCGCACTCCTGAAATTGCCGACGCTTGGGCCCGGGAAATCGATCGGCGTCTAGGCGCCTACGATCGTGGAGAGACCAAAGCGGTTGGCTTTGAGGAAGCTTTGGCGAGCATGCGCCAGGCTTTGGAAGCACATGCTGTCGAGAATTCTTAG
- a CDS encoding NAD(P)H-hydrate epimerase, with protein MSMHSSLSQISRAQVRAVDQISIEKFGVPGVVLMENAARGCVDILADRGAKCVRICCGKGNNGGDGLAMARLLDLRGIPTKTLLFCPPDEITGDAAVQLNIVQKAGLPLEIIPADVTDKTLDRLLIDADWVVDALLGTGMQGDPRPPLDRIIQAINRSSAKRLAVDLPSGLDCDQGTPGDPTVDATVTATFVAPKKGFAAESAKPWLGEVVTADIGAPRQAIEMAMGQ; from the coding sequence ATGTCCATGCACTCTAGTTTATCGCAAATCAGTCGGGCGCAGGTCCGCGCAGTCGATCAGATCTCGATCGAGAAATTTGGCGTTCCCGGCGTCGTTTTGATGGAAAACGCCGCCCGAGGGTGCGTTGATATTCTAGCTGACCGTGGCGCAAAGTGCGTCCGAATCTGCTGCGGCAAGGGAAACAACGGCGGAGACGGCTTGGCGATGGCCCGGCTGCTCGACCTGCGCGGCATCCCGACCAAGACGCTCCTGTTTTGCCCGCCGGACGAAATCACCGGCGACGCGGCGGTGCAGCTGAACATCGTGCAGAAGGCGGGCCTACCGCTGGAAATCATCCCGGCCGACGTCACCGACAAGACGCTCGATCGCCTGCTGATAGACGCCGACTGGGTCGTCGACGCGCTGCTGGGAACCGGCATGCAAGGCGATCCACGACCACCGCTGGATCGCATCATCCAGGCGATCAATCGCAGCAGCGCCAAACGCCTGGCGGTCGACCTGCCGAGCGGGCTCGACTGCGATCAAGGGACGCCGGGCGATCCGACGGTGGACGCGACGGTGACGGCTACGTTTGTGGCGCCGAAAAAAGGTTTCGCGGCCGAGTCAGCAAAGCCTTGGTTGGGAGAGGTGGTCACGGCCGATATCGGGGCGCCGCGTCAGGCGATTGAAATGGCGATGGGCCAATAG
- a CDS encoding FmdB family zinc ribbon protein produces the protein MPLFEYVCSQCNCEFEALVRGEESPACPQCGDVKLEKAWSVPAAHTGGASQSLPMCAPPSAHGGCGAPQCGGGGCGMH, from the coding sequence ATGCCGCTGTTTGAATACGTTTGCAGCCAATGTAACTGTGAGTTTGAAGCGCTGGTCCGTGGCGAAGAGTCGCCCGCCTGCCCGCAGTGCGGCGACGTGAAGCTGGAAAAAGCCTGGAGCGTGCCGGCCGCCCATACCGGCGGAGCTTCGCAAAGCCTACCGATGTGCGCTCCGCCGAGCGCCCACGGCGGTTGTGGCGCTCCGCAATGCGGTGGCGGCGGCTGCGGGATGCACTAG
- the guaA gene encoding glutamine-hydrolyzing GMP synthase codes for MTAPFADNTSGSSRISDEKILVLDFGSQYAQLIARRVREQNVYCEIVRHDITVERIATHNPRGIILSGGPSSVYEEGAPQCDPGLFSMGIPVLGICYGMQLMCQAFGGSVKNTSHREYGHAKIKIGATEDLFGGLPSETDVWMSHGDQVANVADSFSPLASTSTCPIAAMRHKELPLYAMQFHPEVTHTPLGFQILRNFVIAICECEGLWKLHDFAQQTIAEIRERVGNDRVICGLSGGVDSSVVAALLYQAIGPQLSCILVDNGLLRKQEAESVISEFTKHFKTDLHVVAGKEAFLEQLAGIEEPQEKRRRIGYQFVECFKAEARKIEDAKYLAQGTLYPDVIESGAAIDGPAATIKLHHNVGGLPKELGFELIEPLRDLFKDEVRKLGLELGLPEDLVWRHPFPGPGLAVRCLGEVTDDKLDVLREADSIVVSEIKAAGLYRSTSQAFAVLLPVRSVGVMGDARTYEDAVAVRCVNTDDFMTATWSDLPYEVLARISTRIINEVKGVNRVCYDISTKPPATIEWE; via the coding sequence ATGACGGCTCCCTTTGCTGATAACACCTCTGGCTCGTCTCGCATCTCTGACGAAAAGATCCTCGTACTCGACTTTGGTTCGCAGTACGCCCAGCTGATCGCCCGCCGCGTTCGCGAACAGAACGTCTATTGCGAGATCGTCCGCCACGACATCACCGTCGAGCGAATCGCCACCCACAATCCCCGCGGCATCATCCTCTCGGGTGGACCTTCCAGCGTTTACGAAGAAGGCGCCCCGCAGTGCGATCCAGGCCTCTTTTCAATGGGCATCCCGGTGCTGGGCATCTGCTACGGCATGCAGCTGATGTGTCAGGCCTTCGGCGGCTCGGTCAAGAACACGTCGCATCGCGAATATGGACACGCCAAAATCAAGATCGGCGCCACCGAAGATCTCTTTGGCGGCCTGCCGAGCGAGACCGACGTCTGGATGAGCCATGGCGATCAGGTTGCTAACGTGGCCGATTCGTTCTCCCCGCTGGCCAGCACGTCGACCTGCCCCATCGCCGCCATGCGACACAAAGAACTGCCGCTCTACGCGATGCAGTTCCACCCCGAAGTAACCCACACGCCGCTCGGTTTTCAGATCTTGCGCAACTTTGTGATCGCCATCTGCGAGTGCGAAGGGCTGTGGAAGCTGCACGACTTCGCCCAGCAGACGATCGCCGAGATTCGCGAGCGGGTCGGCAATGACCGGGTGATTTGCGGTCTGTCGGGCGGGGTCGACTCGTCAGTGGTCGCCGCCCTCCTCTATCAGGCGATCGGCCCGCAGTTGTCCTGCATTTTGGTCGACAACGGCCTATTGCGGAAACAAGAGGCCGAGTCGGTCATCTCCGAGTTCACCAAGCACTTCAAGACCGATCTGCACGTGGTGGCCGGCAAAGAAGCGTTTTTGGAGCAACTGGCCGGCATCGAAGAGCCGCAGGAAAAACGCCGCCGCATCGGCTACCAGTTTGTTGAGTGCTTTAAGGCCGAGGCCCGCAAGATCGAGGACGCCAAGTACCTGGCTCAAGGGACGCTTTACCCCGACGTGATCGAAAGCGGCGCCGCGATCGATGGCCCGGCCGCGACGATCAAGCTGCACCATAACGTTGGCGGATTGCCGAAAGAGCTCGGCTTCGAGCTGATCGAGCCGCTACGGGATCTGTTTAAAGACGAAGTGCGGAAGCTGGGCCTGGAACTCGGCCTGCCGGAAGACCTGGTCTGGCGGCATCCGTTCCCGGGGCCGGGCCTGGCGGTTCGGTGTCTGGGCGAAGTGACCGACGACAAGCTGGACGTCCTCCGCGAGGCCGATTCGATCGTCGTCAGCGAGATCAAAGCGGCCGGACTTTACCGGTCGACGTCGCAGGCGTTCGCCGTTTTGCTGCCGGTGCGAAGCGTCGGCGTAATGGGCGATGCCCGAACGTATGAAGACGCGGTCGCGGTTCGCTGCGTCAACACCGACGACTTCATGACCGCCACCTGGAGCGACCTGCCGTACGAAGTGCTGGCCCGGATTTCGACCCGGATCATCAACGAGGTCAAAGGGGTCAACCGCGTCTGTTACGACATCAGCACCAAGCCGCCGGCGACGATCGAGTGGGAATAA
- a CDS encoding TlpA family protein disulfide reductase, whose amino-acid sequence MLNVKSWTLFILVLVLPVSTAVQAENIGETQDGAESPAGRYAQKLPGEGQVSPAVRFRVDLSPADAKQGESVRLTVHAMIADGWHIGPLDSGDLNQTGFPTELEVDIKNLEPIDKGFTASKEPKTVEAGVDTQQLYDGTLDWSREYRVISGDASYSVKGFVLFQACDDMRCLPPTKLEFSLGEIVASKPKPSGVESENHNEKTIGEPLVIELEDCNLTRVRPQLGNIFSLLVLGRGVDKMVLRGTVRIGPDATANLYLPEAKRYSLRNTGYGEGISGNNSTYVSVDQNCDEVLALSEAFAASRPIRIHDKMFRIQSIDKKGRTLTLQQVDMPLQGSVIGRKCPDFEFETVDGETVSNKTILGKVTVLDVWAVSCHNCYEGFPVIKKCQEKYSPENVRVVLFSTDRNRAFYDKQSPKLFKKYGGADWPAVLLPSAFESALVFGDYGFGSVVVDKEGVVRGIGLHGYEVKQVLANILESGN is encoded by the coding sequence ATGTTGAATGTCAAATCTTGGACGCTCTTTATTCTGGTGCTGGTATTGCCAGTCAGCACTGCAGTTCAAGCAGAGAATATTGGCGAAACCCAAGATGGTGCTGAGTCGCCCGCTGGCAGGTACGCTCAAAAGTTGCCTGGCGAAGGACAGGTTTCACCCGCAGTTAGGTTTCGCGTCGACTTATCTCCAGCGGACGCGAAGCAGGGAGAGTCAGTGCGGTTGACCGTGCATGCGATGATTGCCGATGGTTGGCACATCGGCCCGCTAGATTCAGGCGACTTGAATCAGACGGGCTTTCCAACAGAGCTAGAAGTTGACATCAAGAACCTTGAGCCGATCGACAAGGGCTTCACCGCCTCGAAAGAGCCGAAGACTGTAGAAGCTGGCGTCGACACCCAGCAACTCTACGACGGCACACTCGATTGGAGTCGGGAATACCGCGTGATTTCTGGAGACGCGAGTTACTCTGTGAAGGGCTTCGTTCTGTTTCAGGCATGCGACGATATGCGATGCCTGCCCCCTACGAAGCTTGAGTTTTCGTTAGGAGAGATTGTCGCCTCGAAACCGAAGCCTTCTGGCGTCGAGAGTGAGAATCACAACGAGAAAACAATTGGCGAACCCCTGGTTATCGAGTTAGAAGACTGCAATTTGACGAGAGTGCGGCCTCAACTCGGAAACATTTTTAGCCTGTTAGTACTCGGGCGCGGGGTGGACAAGATGGTCCTGAGGGGGACCGTCCGCATAGGGCCTGACGCCACCGCCAACTTGTATCTTCCAGAAGCGAAGCGTTATAGCCTGCGGAATACTGGTTATGGCGAAGGCATATCAGGCAATAATTCGACCTATGTCTCCGTTGATCAGAATTGCGATGAAGTCCTTGCATTGTCGGAAGCGTTTGCGGCGAGTCGGCCGATTCGCATCCATGACAAAATGTTTCGTATTCAGTCGATTGATAAAAAGGGACGGACTTTGACTTTGCAGCAGGTCGACATGCCGCTTCAGGGTTCGGTGATTGGTCGAAAGTGCCCTGATTTTGAGTTTGAGACGGTCGATGGCGAGACGGTCTCCAACAAAACCATTCTCGGCAAAGTAACTGTCTTAGATGTCTGGGCCGTATCTTGTCACAATTGCTACGAAGGATTTCCAGTTATCAAGAAGTGCCAAGAAAAGTACTCCCCGGAAAACGTGCGGGTTGTGTTATTCAGCACGGACAGGAATCGAGCATTCTACGACAAACAGTCTCCTAAACTCTTCAAGAAGTATGGTGGAGCTGACTGGCCTGCGGTTCTGCTGCCAAGTGCTTTTGAGAGCGCTCTAGTGTTTGGTGATTATGGCTTTGGAAGTGTCGTTGTTGATAAAGAGGGCGTCGTCCGGGGGATAGGGCTTCATGGTTATGAGGTCAAGCAAGTCCTGGCAAATATTCTTGAGAGCGGGAACTAA
- a CDS encoding outer membrane protein assembly factor BamB family protein, translated as MIFRPRFTLAALIALACSSSAWAVDSWPQFRGAAGDGISEATQVPLKWSEEENVAWKTPIEGKGWSSPVLGDGKLWLTTAITQKASQEAFDEKLKGKPRFAQATSELAATVLLKAIEVDYATGQIGKQVDLFYVEDPDPIHATNSYASPTPVLEGNRLYCHFGTYGTCCFDTTTGEVLWRKQLPLQHNVGPGSSPVLHNGVLILTCDGADQQYVCGLDANSGETVWKTDRPPHRNEDGDQQKAYATPLVVTWGSRTMAIIPGAQWDCAYDPLTGKELWRVDHGDGFSNVPRPVFQDGVVYICTGFTRPELWAMSVDGEGDVTDTHVGWTMSKQAPTKPSPLLWQDLLYMVSDRGIATCVDVENGETVWTERLGGNFSASPAIAEGRIYFCNEDGETIVIEPGREFKVLAENEIAGQIMATPLLLEGAIILRTDTALYRIGKK; from the coding sequence ATGATCTTTCGACCTCGCTTTACCTTGGCGGCGCTGATCGCACTGGCCTGCTCTTCGTCGGCGTGGGCCGTCGACTCGTGGCCACAATTCCGCGGCGCGGCGGGTGACGGAATCAGCGAAGCGACCCAGGTTCCGCTGAAATGGTCGGAAGAGGAAAACGTCGCCTGGAAGACCCCGATCGAAGGCAAGGGTTGGTCATCGCCGGTCTTGGGCGACGGCAAGCTGTGGCTGACGACCGCGATTACGCAGAAAGCGTCGCAAGAAGCGTTCGACGAAAAGCTGAAAGGCAAACCGCGCTTCGCCCAGGCGACCAGCGAACTGGCGGCGACGGTGCTGCTGAAGGCGATCGAAGTCGACTACGCGACCGGCCAGATCGGCAAGCAGGTCGACCTGTTCTATGTCGAAGATCCCGATCCGATTCACGCGACCAATAGCTACGCGTCGCCGACACCAGTGCTGGAAGGGAACCGGCTCTATTGTCACTTCGGAACGTATGGGACCTGCTGCTTCGATACGACTACCGGAGAAGTACTCTGGCGGAAACAGCTGCCGCTGCAGCACAACGTCGGGCCAGGCAGTTCGCCGGTGCTGCACAATGGCGTCTTGATTTTGACCTGCGACGGCGCTGATCAGCAGTATGTCTGCGGGCTTGACGCCAACAGCGGCGAGACCGTTTGGAAGACCGATCGCCCCCCGCACCGCAATGAAGATGGCGACCAGCAAAAGGCGTACGCCACGCCGCTGGTCGTCACCTGGGGTAGCCGCACGATGGCGATCATCCCGGGCGCCCAGTGGGACTGCGCTTACGATCCGCTGACCGGCAAAGAGCTGTGGCGCGTCGACCATGGCGACGGGTTCTCGAACGTGCCGCGGCCCGTTTTTCAGGATGGCGTCGTTTACATTTGCACCGGTTTTACCCGGCCCGAGTTGTGGGCGATGAGCGTCGACGGCGAAGGAGACGTCACCGATACGCACGTCGGCTGGACGATGAGCAAACAGGCGCCGACCAAGCCCTCTCCCCTGCTCTGGCAAGACCTGCTCTACATGGTTTCGGACCGCGGGATCGCAACTTGCGTCGACGTCGAGAATGGCGAAACGGTCTGGACGGAACGGCTAGGAGGCAACTTCTCGGCCTCGCCGGCGATCGCCGAAGGACGAATCTACTTCTGCAACGAAGATGGCGAGACGATCGTGATCGAGCCCGGCCGCGAGTTCAAGGTCTTGGCCGAAAACGAAATCGCCGGCCAAATCATGGCGACTCCGCTGCTGTTGGAAGGAGCGATCATCCTCCGCACCGACACCGCCCTCTACCGCATCGGTAAGAAATAG